A single Oncorhynchus mykiss isolate Arlee chromosome 24, USDA_OmykA_1.1, whole genome shotgun sequence DNA region contains:
- the LOC110503224 gene encoding extracellular calcium-sensing receptor-like, with protein sequence MRLSPTPALDPSLAGSLVLLHLAVVAGGFALLSSASVSASGLESVRCRLQGTPRPPVFSQDGDFVIGGVFSMHYYMHTVEHSYTSLPEPLQCTGSMDSRELRFSRAMIFAVEEINNSSDLLPGITLGYQVHDSCASVPMAVKVAFQLANGLDPMFDTGEQCSGSTTVTAIVGESGSTPTISMLRITGPFGIPQVSHSSTCACLSDKKQYPTFFRTIPSDQFQAAALAHLIRHFGWTWIGAVRSDTDYGNNGMAAFLQAAQEEGICVEYSEAFSLTNPLSRVQRVADVIRSSTARVVVAFVSAWDMRILLREMERLPSPPRQWIGSESWVTDPNLLSFGLCAGAIGYGIQRSVIPGLRDFLLDLSPQKVSNSPLLTEFWEGAFGWTSTGVGVEEKVCDGSEDIQQLQTPYTDTSQLRVTNMVYKAVYAIAHAIHSIVCEERENSTVYCDKNLNVKPTQVLERLRRVNFSRNGYQVSFDANGDPVATYELVNWQRRKSGKIEFVTVGRYDASLPPDQRLDIDREITWVKNSTQVPVSVCSESCPPGTRKAVQKGKPVCCYDCIQCAEGEISNNTDSSDCLICPEEYWPNAERDLCILKPVEFLSFHEVLGIILTACSVGGASLAIATATVFYHHRTSAIVRANNSELSFLLLFSLTLCFLCSLTFIGRPSEWSCMLRHTAFGITFVLCISCVLGKTIVVLMAFRATLPGSNVMKWFGPPQQRLTVVSFTFVQALICTLWLVLSPPFPIKNLTTYKEKIILECDVGSAIGFWAVLGYIGLLSLLCFVLAFLARKLPDNFNEAKFITFSMLIFCAVWITFIPAYVSSPGKLTVAVEIFAIITSSFGLFFLLFVPKCFTILFRPEKNTKKHLRDKTSNDIRY encoded by the exons ATGAGGCTCTCTCCGACTCCTGCTCTGGATCCAAGTCTGGCTGGTAGTCTGGTTCTACTACATCTAGCTGTGGTGGCTGGTGGGTTTGCCTTGCTCtcgtctgcctctgtctctgcctctgggCTGGAGTCTGTCAGATGCAGGCTCCAAGGCACCCCTCGTCCTCCGGTGTTCTCCCAGGACGGGGACTTTGTCATCGGGGGTGTTTTCTCCATGCACTACTACATGCACACTGTGGAACACAGCTACACCAGCCTGCCTGAGCCCCTGCAGTGCACAGGGAG TATGGATTCCCGTGAGTTGCGCTTCTCCCGCGCCATGATCTTCGCAGTTGAGGAGATAAACAACAGTTCAGACCTTCTACCGGGTATTACGCTTGGTTATCAAGTGCACGACTCCTGCGCCTCGGTCCCTATGGCCGTGAAAGTGGCCTTCCAGCTGGCTAACGGCCTGGATCCCATGTTTGATACCGGAGAACAGTGCTCTGGATCGACTACAGTGACAGCTATCGTGGGCGAGTCTGGCTCCACACCAACCATCAGCATGTTGCGTATCACCGGCCCTTTCGGCATTCCTCAG GTGAGCCACTCTTCCACCTGTGCTTGTCTGAGTGATAAGAAACAGTATCCAACCTTCTTCAGAACCATCCCCAGTGATCAGTTCCAGGCTGCCGCTCTGGCCCACCTCATCAGGCACTTCGGCTGGACCTGGATTGGGGCGGTCCGTTCCGACACTGACTACGGTAATAACGGGATGGCGGCTTTCCTTCAGGCAGCACAAGAGGAGGGCATCTGTGTGGAGTATTCTGAAGCCTTCTCCCTTACCAACCCACTAAGTAGAGTGCAACGGGTGGCTGACGTGATCCGCAG CTCCACAGCACGGGTGGTGGTGGCATTCGTATCCGCTTGGGACATGAGAATCCTGCTGAGGGAGATGGAACGCCTGCCCTCTCCGCCCCGCCAGTGGATCGGGAGTGAGTCCTGGGTCACTGACCCAAATTTGCTGAGTTTCGGCCTGTGTGCCGGGGCCATCGGATATGGCATCCAACGCTCTGTCATCCCGGGCCTCAGGGACTTCCTCCTGGACCTCTCCCCACAGAAGGTGTCCAACTCTCCCCTGCTCACTGAGTTCTGGGAGGGAGCCTTTGGCT gGACCTCTACAGGTGTTGGGGTTGAAGAGAAGGTGTGTGATGGCAGTGAGGATATACAGCAGCTACAGACCCCCTACACAGATACATCCCAGCTGCGTGTCACTAACATGGTTTATAAAGCTGTTTATGCCATAGCACACGCCATCCACAGCATCGTTTGTGAAGAGAGAGAAAACTCCACTGTTTACTGTGACAAAAACCTTAATGTGAAGCCAACACAG GTCCTGGAGAGGTTGAGGAGGGTGAACTTCTCTCGTAACGGGTACCAGGTGTCTTTCGATGCCAACGGGGACCCAGTGGCCACCTATGAGCTGGTCAACTGGCAGAGACGGAAGAGTGGGAAGATTGAGTTTGTGACAGTGGGGCGCTATGATGCGTCCCTGCCTCCTGATCAGAGGCTTGACATCGACAGGGAAATCACCTGGGTAAAGAACAGTACACAAGTACCTGTGTCAGTGTGCAGTGAGAGCTGTCCCCCAGGCACTCGTAAGGCTGTACAGAAAGGAAAGCCTGTATGCTGTTATGACTGTATCCAATGTGCAGAGGGAGAGATCAGTAATAACACAG ATTCTTCAGACTGTCTGATCTGTCCAGAAGAGTACTGGCCCAACGCTGAGAGAGACCTCTGTATCCTTAAGCCTGTGGAGTTCCTGTCCTTCCATGAGGTCCTTGGAATCATCCTGACCGCCTGCTCTGTAGGCGGGGCTAGTCTGGCCATCGCCACGGCAACTGTCTTCTACCACCACCGAACGTCTGCCATTGTCAGGGCCAACAACTCTGAGCTGAGCTTCCTGCTGCTCTTCTCCTTGACTCTGTGTTTTCTGTGTTCTCTTACTTTCATTGGCCGGCCCTCTGAGTGGTCCTGTATGCTGCGTCACACAGCGTTTGGGATCACCTTCGTTCTCTGCATCTCTTGCGTTCTGGGGAAAACAATAGTGGTGTTGATGGCCTTCAGGGCTACACTGCCAGGCAGTAATGTCATGAAATGGTTTGgccctccacagcagagattgacTGTAGTGTCATTCACGTTTGTCCAGGCTTTGATATGCACTCTGTGGTTGGTCCTGTCCCCTCCCTTCCCCATTAAAAACCTCACTACCTACAAGGAAAAGATCATTCTTGAGTGTGATGTGGGTTCAGCTATTGGTTTCTGGGCTGTGTTGGGCTATATAGGACTCCTGTCTCTCTTGTGCTTTGTGCTGGCTTTTCTGGCTCGGAAGCTGCCGGATAACTTCAATGAGGCCAAATTCATCACCTTCAGCATGCTCATATTCTGTGCAGTCTGGATCACCTTTATCCCAGCTTATGTCAGCTCTCCTGGGAagttgactgtagctgtggaGATCTTTGCCATCATCACCTCTAGCTTTGGGTTGTTCTTTCTGTTATTTGTTCCTAAATGCTTTACTATTCTGTTCAGGCCAGAGAAGAACACCAAGAAACACCTTAGGGATAAGACATCCAATGATATACGTTATTAA